From one Chanodichthys erythropterus isolate Z2021 chromosome 3, ASM2448905v1, whole genome shotgun sequence genomic stretch:
- the LOC137017080 gene encoding GTPase IMAP family member 8-like isoform X4, with product MSDLRIVLVGKSVSENSGVGNFLLGRAAFDNEAAPDVVERVRGRLKDRHVMVINSPQLLQTNISDHQITQTVRECVSLSDPGPHVFILVLQYKDFTEEDMTRVKYVMKQFSDEAIKRTIVITTDEAKRGGKVSELIRLSTDCEGRHVQLNNETEKWLSDIDQWIEKILRDNSEEFLTCELYDYAEGSSVDEDPNTTSASPRTKEDPDSKDDEQHQDTHTEMKKSKRFARFMPLSAFLGYTEQSPKQNQPKGGVGDTRQQRLNLVLCGSDETLKASVSNYIRKEKKKKLRISLVELPALNRLSEEEVMSHAYQCVSRCDPGVHVFLLVIPAGPLNNEDKAEMENIQKTFSSRINKHLMGLIIQEESMISNLNILHTSVTKTFIQMLGGHHFVLKNSSQVPDLLQDVENMVQENKGSSYTTFMYLQDQIKLERNKHRAEIEELKKYMMKTQSTAAGVTHEDLRIVMLGKTGVGKSATGNTILRRDMFESIPNPSSVTRECQKQTSELKKKRITVIDTPGLFDTGVDNEETLKEIVKCVSMAAPGPHVFLLVLQLGRFTQEEKDAVKMIQDMFGDKSRMHTIVLFTRGDELRGATIEDYVQRNDSLKNLVHQFGNRYHVFNNMENEDHTQVSDLLYKIDLMLKGNGGSFYTNVMFQQVEKNIKGEQERILKEKEEELKRNEEELKTKYEAKIEQMKKEKERERQAMQNELRRTEEDFKKREEEIMKETNETLRDKMQRKLEEHKKQIEEDNERKEKSLGEMQQRFSKLLEEKHDKDKQKLQEKIQCEAREQAECEISEKIMKEVNKALEEAEAKLPYTAIRARDWNRYFPVLGGAAGGAVGGVEDIVQFFGKTFKFKRQAQSENEG from the exons TGAGTGATCTGAGGATTGTTCTTGTGGGGAAGAGCGTGTCAGAAAACAGTGGAGTGGGAAACTTCCTGTTAGGACGAGCAGCGTTTGACAATGAAGCTGCTCCAGATGTTGTAGAGAGAGTCAGAGGAAGATTAAAGGACAGACATGTGATGGTCATCAACAGTCCTCAGCTGCTCCAGACAAACATCTCAGATCATCAGATCACACAGacagtgagagagtgtgtgtctcTGTCTGATCCAGGACCTCATGTCTTCATACTCGTACTGCAGTATAAAGACTTCACTGAGGAGGACATGACAAGAGTGAAATATGTGATGAAACAATTCAGTGACGAGGCGATTAAACGCACCATTGTGATCACGACTGATGAAGCAAAACGTGGTGGTAAAGTTAGTGAATTAATTCGATTATCTACAGATTGTGAAGGAAGACATGTTCAACTTAATAATGAGACAGAGAAATGGCTGTCTGACATAGATCAATGGATAGAGAAGATCCTCAGAGACAACAGTGAAGAATTTCTCACATGTGAACTATATGATTATGCAGAAGGATCATCAGTGGATGAAGATCCGAACACAACTTCTGCTTCTCCCAGAACAAAGGAAGATCCTGATTCAAAGGATGATGAACAACACCAAGACACTCATACAGAGATGAAGAAATCAAAAAGATTTGCTCGTTTTATGCCATTAAGTGCCTTTT TGGGTTACACAGAACAAAGTCCAAAGCAAAATCAGCCAAAGG gAGGTGTAGGTGACACAAGACAACAGAGACTGAACTTGGTGCTGTGTGGAAGTGATGAAACACTGAAGGCCTCTGTATCCAACTatataagaaaagaaaaaaagaaaaaacttcgGATCAGTCTGGTGGAGCTTCCAGCTCTCAATCGGCTCTCAGAGGaggaagtgatgtctcacgctTATCAATGTGTGTCTCGCTGTGATCCTGGAGTTCATGTTTTCCTCCTAGTTATTCCTGCTGGTCCACTAAATAATGAAGACAAAGCAGAAATGGAGAACATCCAGAAGACATTCAGCTCAAGAATCAACAAACACCTCATGGGTCTCATAATCCAAGAGGAGAGCATGATCAGCAATCTGAATATACTTCACACTTCAGTTACTAAGACATTTATCCAGATGCTTGGAGGTCATCATTTTGTTCTGAAGAACAGTTCACAGGTTCCAGATCTACTGCAGGATGTAGAGAATATGGTACAGGAGAACAAAGGAAGTTCCTACACAACattcatgtaccttcaggatcAAATAAAACTAGAGAGAAACAAACACAGAGCTGAAATAGAGGAACTGAAAAAATATATGATGAAAACTCAATCAACAGCAG CAGGTGTAACACATGAAGATCTGAGGATTGTGATGCTGGGAAAGACGGGTGTGGGGAAGAGTGCAACAGGAAACACTATACTGAGAAGAGACATGTTTGAATCAATACCTAATCCATCCTCAGTGACCAGAGAGTGTCAGAAACAAACAtctgagttaaaaaaaaaacgaataacTGTGATCGACACTCCAGGATTGTTTGATACTGGAGTTGATAATGAAGAGACCTTGAAGGAGATTGTGAAGTGTGTCTCAATGGCGGCACCTGGTCCACATGTGTTTCTGCTGGTGCTTCAACTGGGACGATTCACTCAAGAGGAGAAAGATGCAGTGAAGATGATTCAGGACATGTTTGGAGACAAATCCAGAATGCACACCATAGTACTGTTCACCAGAGGAGATGAACTTAGAGGGGCAACAATTGAAGATTATGTTCAACGAAATGACAGCTTAAAGAACCTCGTCCATCAGTTTGGAAACAGATACCATGTGTTCAACAACATGGAGAATGAAGATCACACACAGGTTTCTGATCTTCTGTATAAGATTGACTTGATGTTGAAAGGAAATGGAGGGAGTTTCTACACCAATGTGATGTTCCAGCAGGTGGAGAAGAACATCAAAGGGGAACAAGAGAGAATATTGAAAGAGAAAGAAGAAGAGCTCAAGAGAAATGAAGAAGAGCTGAAAACCAAATATGAAGCTAAAATAGaacaaatgaagaaagaaaaagagagagaaagacaagcGATGCAGAATGAACTGAGAAGAACTGAAGAGGACTTCAAAAAGAGAGAGGAGGAGATCATGAAAGAGACCAATGAAACCCTTCGAGACAAGATGCAGAGAAAACTGGAGGAGCACAAGAAACAAATTGAAGAGGATAatgaaagaaaggaaaaatCTTTAGGAGAAATGCAACAGAGATTCAGTAAACTCCTGGAAGAAAAACACGACAAGGACAAACAAAAACTTCAGGAGAAAATTCAATGTGAAGCTAGAGAACAAGCAGAATGTGAAATTAGTGAAAAAATTATGAAAGAAGTGAATAAAGCTTTAGAAGAAGCTGAAGCGAAACTACCATATACAGCTATACGAGCTCGTGACTGGAATCGCTATTTTCCTGTTCTTGGAGGAGCTGCTGGAGGAGCTGTTGGTGGTGTTGAAGACATTGTGCAGTTCTTTGGCAAAACGTTTAAATTTAAACGTCAAGCCCAAAGTGAAAATGAAGGTTGA
- the LOC137017080 gene encoding GTPase IMAP family member 8-like isoform X3, protein MRRSSFDTDIPSMSDLRIVLVGKSVSENSGVGNFLLGRAAFDNEAAPDVVERVRGRLKDRHVMVINSPQLLQTNISDHQITQTVRECVSLSDPGPHVFILVLQYKDFTEEDMTRVKYVMKQFSDEAIKRTIVITTDEAKRGGKVSELIRLSTDCEGRHVQLNNETEKWLSDIDQWIEKILRDNSEEFLTCELYDYAEGSSVDEDPNTTSASPRTKEDPDSKDDEQHQDTHTEMKKSKRFARFMPLSAFLGYTEQSPKQNQPKGGVGDTRQQRLNLVLCGSDETLKASVSNYIRKEKKKKLRISLVELPALNRLSEEEVMSHAYQCVSRCDPGVHVFLLVIPAGPLNNEDKAEMENIQKTFSSRINKHLMGLIIQEESMISNLNILHTSVTKTFIQMLGGHHFVLKNSSQVPDLLQDVENMVQENKGSSYTTFMYLQDQIKLERNKHRAEIEELKKYMMKTQSTAAGVTHEDLRIVMLGKTGVGKSATGNTILRRDMFESIPNPSSVTRECQKQTSELKKKRITVIDTPGLFDTGVDNEETLKEIVKCVSMAAPGPHVFLLVLQLGRFTQEEKDAVKMIQDMFGDKSRMHTIVLFTRGDELRGATIEDYVQRNDSLKNLVHQFGNRYHVFNNMENEDHTQVSDLLYKIDLMLKGNGGSFYTNVMFQQVEKNIKGEQERILKEKEEELKRNEEELKTKYEAKIEQMKKEKERERQAMQNELRRTEEDFKKREEEIMKETNETLRDKMQRKLEEHKKQIEEDNERKEKSLGEMQQRFSKLLEEKHDKDKQKLQEKIQCEAREQAECEISEKIMKEVNKALEEAEAKLPYTAIRARDWNRYFPVLGGAAGGAVGGVEDIVQFFGKTFKFKRQAQSENEG, encoded by the exons TGCGCAGAAGTAGCTTTGATACAGATATCCCCAGCA TGAGTGATCTGAGGATTGTTCTTGTGGGGAAGAGCGTGTCAGAAAACAGTGGAGTGGGAAACTTCCTGTTAGGACGAGCAGCGTTTGACAATGAAGCTGCTCCAGATGTTGTAGAGAGAGTCAGAGGAAGATTAAAGGACAGACATGTGATGGTCATCAACAGTCCTCAGCTGCTCCAGACAAACATCTCAGATCATCAGATCACACAGacagtgagagagtgtgtgtctcTGTCTGATCCAGGACCTCATGTCTTCATACTCGTACTGCAGTATAAAGACTTCACTGAGGAGGACATGACAAGAGTGAAATATGTGATGAAACAATTCAGTGACGAGGCGATTAAACGCACCATTGTGATCACGACTGATGAAGCAAAACGTGGTGGTAAAGTTAGTGAATTAATTCGATTATCTACAGATTGTGAAGGAAGACATGTTCAACTTAATAATGAGACAGAGAAATGGCTGTCTGACATAGATCAATGGATAGAGAAGATCCTCAGAGACAACAGTGAAGAATTTCTCACATGTGAACTATATGATTATGCAGAAGGATCATCAGTGGATGAAGATCCGAACACAACTTCTGCTTCTCCCAGAACAAAGGAAGATCCTGATTCAAAGGATGATGAACAACACCAAGACACTCATACAGAGATGAAGAAATCAAAAAGATTTGCTCGTTTTATGCCATTAAGTGCCTTTT TGGGTTACACAGAACAAAGTCCAAAGCAAAATCAGCCAAAGG gAGGTGTAGGTGACACAAGACAACAGAGACTGAACTTGGTGCTGTGTGGAAGTGATGAAACACTGAAGGCCTCTGTATCCAACTatataagaaaagaaaaaaagaaaaaacttcgGATCAGTCTGGTGGAGCTTCCAGCTCTCAATCGGCTCTCAGAGGaggaagtgatgtctcacgctTATCAATGTGTGTCTCGCTGTGATCCTGGAGTTCATGTTTTCCTCCTAGTTATTCCTGCTGGTCCACTAAATAATGAAGACAAAGCAGAAATGGAGAACATCCAGAAGACATTCAGCTCAAGAATCAACAAACACCTCATGGGTCTCATAATCCAAGAGGAGAGCATGATCAGCAATCTGAATATACTTCACACTTCAGTTACTAAGACATTTATCCAGATGCTTGGAGGTCATCATTTTGTTCTGAAGAACAGTTCACAGGTTCCAGATCTACTGCAGGATGTAGAGAATATGGTACAGGAGAACAAAGGAAGTTCCTACACAACattcatgtaccttcaggatcAAATAAAACTAGAGAGAAACAAACACAGAGCTGAAATAGAGGAACTGAAAAAATATATGATGAAAACTCAATCAACAGCAG CAGGTGTAACACATGAAGATCTGAGGATTGTGATGCTGGGAAAGACGGGTGTGGGGAAGAGTGCAACAGGAAACACTATACTGAGAAGAGACATGTTTGAATCAATACCTAATCCATCCTCAGTGACCAGAGAGTGTCAGAAACAAACAtctgagttaaaaaaaaaacgaataacTGTGATCGACACTCCAGGATTGTTTGATACTGGAGTTGATAATGAAGAGACCTTGAAGGAGATTGTGAAGTGTGTCTCAATGGCGGCACCTGGTCCACATGTGTTTCTGCTGGTGCTTCAACTGGGACGATTCACTCAAGAGGAGAAAGATGCAGTGAAGATGATTCAGGACATGTTTGGAGACAAATCCAGAATGCACACCATAGTACTGTTCACCAGAGGAGATGAACTTAGAGGGGCAACAATTGAAGATTATGTTCAACGAAATGACAGCTTAAAGAACCTCGTCCATCAGTTTGGAAACAGATACCATGTGTTCAACAACATGGAGAATGAAGATCACACACAGGTTTCTGATCTTCTGTATAAGATTGACTTGATGTTGAAAGGAAATGGAGGGAGTTTCTACACCAATGTGATGTTCCAGCAGGTGGAGAAGAACATCAAAGGGGAACAAGAGAGAATATTGAAAGAGAAAGAAGAAGAGCTCAAGAGAAATGAAGAAGAGCTGAAAACCAAATATGAAGCTAAAATAGaacaaatgaagaaagaaaaagagagagaaagacaagcGATGCAGAATGAACTGAGAAGAACTGAAGAGGACTTCAAAAAGAGAGAGGAGGAGATCATGAAAGAGACCAATGAAACCCTTCGAGACAAGATGCAGAGAAAACTGGAGGAGCACAAGAAACAAATTGAAGAGGATAatgaaagaaaggaaaaatCTTTAGGAGAAATGCAACAGAGATTCAGTAAACTCCTGGAAGAAAAACACGACAAGGACAAACAAAAACTTCAGGAGAAAATTCAATGTGAAGCTAGAGAACAAGCAGAATGTGAAATTAGTGAAAAAATTATGAAAGAAGTGAATAAAGCTTTAGAAGAAGCTGAAGCGAAACTACCATATACAGCTATACGAGCTCGTGACTGGAATCGCTATTTTCCTGTTCTTGGAGGAGCTGCTGGAGGAGCTGTTGGTGGTGTTGAAGACATTGTGCAGTTCTTTGGCAAAACGTTTAAATTTAAACGTCAAGCCCAAAGTGAAAATGAAGGTTGA
- the LOC137017080 gene encoding GTPase IMAP family member 8-like isoform X2, with product MAYSAAGRKSLEFDRPEMRRSSFDTDIPSMSDLRIVLVGKSVSENSGVGNFLLGRAAFDNEAAPDVVERVRGRLKDRHVMVINSPQLLQTNISDHQITQTVRECVSLSDPGPHVFILVLQYKDFTEEDMTRVKYVMKQFSDEAIKRTIVITTDEAKRGGKVSELIRLSTDCEGRHVQLNNETEKWLSDIDQWIEKILRDNSEEFLTCELYDYAEGSSVDEDPNTTSASPRTKEDPDSKDDEQHQDTHTEMKKSKRFARFMPLSAFLGYTEQSPKQNQPKGGVGDTRQQRLNLVLCGSDETLKASVSNYIRKEKKKKLRISLVELPALNRLSEEEVMSHAYQCVSRCDPGVHVFLLVIPAGPLNNEDKAEMENIQKTFSSRINKHLMGLIIQEESMISNLNILHTSVTKTFIQMLGGHHFVLKNSSQVPDLLQDVENMVQENKGSSYTTFMYLQDQIKLERNKHRAEIEELKKYMMKTQSTAGVTHEDLRIVMLGKTGVGKSATGNTILRRDMFESIPNPSSVTRECQKQTSELKKKRITVIDTPGLFDTGVDNEETLKEIVKCVSMAAPGPHVFLLVLQLGRFTQEEKDAVKMIQDMFGDKSRMHTIVLFTRGDELRGATIEDYVQRNDSLKNLVHQFGNRYHVFNNMENEDHTQVSDLLYKIDLMLKGNGGSFYTNVMFQQVEKNIKGEQERILKEKEEELKRNEEELKTKYEAKIEQMKKEKERERQAMQNELRRTEEDFKKREEEIMKETNETLRDKMQRKLEEHKKQIEEDNERKEKSLGEMQQRFSKLLEEKHDKDKQKLQEKIQCEAREQAECEISEKIMKEVNKALEEAEAKLPYTAIRARDWNRYFPVLGGAAGGAVGGVEDIVQFFGKTFKFKRQAQSENEG from the exons TGCGCAGAAGTAGCTTTGATACAGATATCCCCAGCA TGAGTGATCTGAGGATTGTTCTTGTGGGGAAGAGCGTGTCAGAAAACAGTGGAGTGGGAAACTTCCTGTTAGGACGAGCAGCGTTTGACAATGAAGCTGCTCCAGATGTTGTAGAGAGAGTCAGAGGAAGATTAAAGGACAGACATGTGATGGTCATCAACAGTCCTCAGCTGCTCCAGACAAACATCTCAGATCATCAGATCACACAGacagtgagagagtgtgtgtctcTGTCTGATCCAGGACCTCATGTCTTCATACTCGTACTGCAGTATAAAGACTTCACTGAGGAGGACATGACAAGAGTGAAATATGTGATGAAACAATTCAGTGACGAGGCGATTAAACGCACCATTGTGATCACGACTGATGAAGCAAAACGTGGTGGTAAAGTTAGTGAATTAATTCGATTATCTACAGATTGTGAAGGAAGACATGTTCAACTTAATAATGAGACAGAGAAATGGCTGTCTGACATAGATCAATGGATAGAGAAGATCCTCAGAGACAACAGTGAAGAATTTCTCACATGTGAACTATATGATTATGCAGAAGGATCATCAGTGGATGAAGATCCGAACACAACTTCTGCTTCTCCCAGAACAAAGGAAGATCCTGATTCAAAGGATGATGAACAACACCAAGACACTCATACAGAGATGAAGAAATCAAAAAGATTTGCTCGTTTTATGCCATTAAGTGCCTTTT TGGGTTACACAGAACAAAGTCCAAAGCAAAATCAGCCAAAGG gAGGTGTAGGTGACACAAGACAACAGAGACTGAACTTGGTGCTGTGTGGAAGTGATGAAACACTGAAGGCCTCTGTATCCAACTatataagaaaagaaaaaaagaaaaaacttcgGATCAGTCTGGTGGAGCTTCCAGCTCTCAATCGGCTCTCAGAGGaggaagtgatgtctcacgctTATCAATGTGTGTCTCGCTGTGATCCTGGAGTTCATGTTTTCCTCCTAGTTATTCCTGCTGGTCCACTAAATAATGAAGACAAAGCAGAAATGGAGAACATCCAGAAGACATTCAGCTCAAGAATCAACAAACACCTCATGGGTCTCATAATCCAAGAGGAGAGCATGATCAGCAATCTGAATATACTTCACACTTCAGTTACTAAGACATTTATCCAGATGCTTGGAGGTCATCATTTTGTTCTGAAGAACAGTTCACAGGTTCCAGATCTACTGCAGGATGTAGAGAATATGGTACAGGAGAACAAAGGAAGTTCCTACACAACattcatgtaccttcaggatcAAATAAAACTAGAGAGAAACAAACACAGAGCTGAAATAGAGGAACTGAAAAAATATATGATGAAAACTCAATCAACAGCAG GTGTAACACATGAAGATCTGAGGATTGTGATGCTGGGAAAGACGGGTGTGGGGAAGAGTGCAACAGGAAACACTATACTGAGAAGAGACATGTTTGAATCAATACCTAATCCATCCTCAGTGACCAGAGAGTGTCAGAAACAAACAtctgagttaaaaaaaaaacgaataacTGTGATCGACACTCCAGGATTGTTTGATACTGGAGTTGATAATGAAGAGACCTTGAAGGAGATTGTGAAGTGTGTCTCAATGGCGGCACCTGGTCCACATGTGTTTCTGCTGGTGCTTCAACTGGGACGATTCACTCAAGAGGAGAAAGATGCAGTGAAGATGATTCAGGACATGTTTGGAGACAAATCCAGAATGCACACCATAGTACTGTTCACCAGAGGAGATGAACTTAGAGGGGCAACAATTGAAGATTATGTTCAACGAAATGACAGCTTAAAGAACCTCGTCCATCAGTTTGGAAACAGATACCATGTGTTCAACAACATGGAGAATGAAGATCACACACAGGTTTCTGATCTTCTGTATAAGATTGACTTGATGTTGAAAGGAAATGGAGGGAGTTTCTACACCAATGTGATGTTCCAGCAGGTGGAGAAGAACATCAAAGGGGAACAAGAGAGAATATTGAAAGAGAAAGAAGAAGAGCTCAAGAGAAATGAAGAAGAGCTGAAAACCAAATATGAAGCTAAAATAGaacaaatgaagaaagaaaaagagagagaaagacaagcGATGCAGAATGAACTGAGAAGAACTGAAGAGGACTTCAAAAAGAGAGAGGAGGAGATCATGAAAGAGACCAATGAAACCCTTCGAGACAAGATGCAGAGAAAACTGGAGGAGCACAAGAAACAAATTGAAGAGGATAatgaaagaaaggaaaaatCTTTAGGAGAAATGCAACAGAGATTCAGTAAACTCCTGGAAGAAAAACACGACAAGGACAAACAAAAACTTCAGGAGAAAATTCAATGTGAAGCTAGAGAACAAGCAGAATGTGAAATTAGTGAAAAAATTATGAAAGAAGTGAATAAAGCTTTAGAAGAAGCTGAAGCGAAACTACCATATACAGCTATACGAGCTCGTGACTGGAATCGCTATTTTCCTGTTCTTGGAGGAGCTGCTGGAGGAGCTGTTGGTGGTGTTGAAGACATTGTGCAGTTCTTTGGCAAAACGTTTAAATTTAAACGTCAAGCCCAAAGTGAAAATGAAGGTTGA
- the LOC137017080 gene encoding GTPase IMAP family member 8-like isoform X1, producing MAYSAAGRKSLEFDRPEMRRSSFDTDIPSMSDLRIVLVGKSVSENSGVGNFLLGRAAFDNEAAPDVVERVRGRLKDRHVMVINSPQLLQTNISDHQITQTVRECVSLSDPGPHVFILVLQYKDFTEEDMTRVKYVMKQFSDEAIKRTIVITTDEAKRGGKVSELIRLSTDCEGRHVQLNNETEKWLSDIDQWIEKILRDNSEEFLTCELYDYAEGSSVDEDPNTTSASPRTKEDPDSKDDEQHQDTHTEMKKSKRFARFMPLSAFLGYTEQSPKQNQPKGGVGDTRQQRLNLVLCGSDETLKASVSNYIRKEKKKKLRISLVELPALNRLSEEEVMSHAYQCVSRCDPGVHVFLLVIPAGPLNNEDKAEMENIQKTFSSRINKHLMGLIIQEESMISNLNILHTSVTKTFIQMLGGHHFVLKNSSQVPDLLQDVENMVQENKGSSYTTFMYLQDQIKLERNKHRAEIEELKKYMMKTQSTAAGVTHEDLRIVMLGKTGVGKSATGNTILRRDMFESIPNPSSVTRECQKQTSELKKKRITVIDTPGLFDTGVDNEETLKEIVKCVSMAAPGPHVFLLVLQLGRFTQEEKDAVKMIQDMFGDKSRMHTIVLFTRGDELRGATIEDYVQRNDSLKNLVHQFGNRYHVFNNMENEDHTQVSDLLYKIDLMLKGNGGSFYTNVMFQQVEKNIKGEQERILKEKEEELKRNEEELKTKYEAKIEQMKKEKERERQAMQNELRRTEEDFKKREEEIMKETNETLRDKMQRKLEEHKKQIEEDNERKEKSLGEMQQRFSKLLEEKHDKDKQKLQEKIQCEAREQAECEISEKIMKEVNKALEEAEAKLPYTAIRARDWNRYFPVLGGAAGGAVGGVEDIVQFFGKTFKFKRQAQSENEG from the exons TGCGCAGAAGTAGCTTTGATACAGATATCCCCAGCA TGAGTGATCTGAGGATTGTTCTTGTGGGGAAGAGCGTGTCAGAAAACAGTGGAGTGGGAAACTTCCTGTTAGGACGAGCAGCGTTTGACAATGAAGCTGCTCCAGATGTTGTAGAGAGAGTCAGAGGAAGATTAAAGGACAGACATGTGATGGTCATCAACAGTCCTCAGCTGCTCCAGACAAACATCTCAGATCATCAGATCACACAGacagtgagagagtgtgtgtctcTGTCTGATCCAGGACCTCATGTCTTCATACTCGTACTGCAGTATAAAGACTTCACTGAGGAGGACATGACAAGAGTGAAATATGTGATGAAACAATTCAGTGACGAGGCGATTAAACGCACCATTGTGATCACGACTGATGAAGCAAAACGTGGTGGTAAAGTTAGTGAATTAATTCGATTATCTACAGATTGTGAAGGAAGACATGTTCAACTTAATAATGAGACAGAGAAATGGCTGTCTGACATAGATCAATGGATAGAGAAGATCCTCAGAGACAACAGTGAAGAATTTCTCACATGTGAACTATATGATTATGCAGAAGGATCATCAGTGGATGAAGATCCGAACACAACTTCTGCTTCTCCCAGAACAAAGGAAGATCCTGATTCAAAGGATGATGAACAACACCAAGACACTCATACAGAGATGAAGAAATCAAAAAGATTTGCTCGTTTTATGCCATTAAGTGCCTTTT TGGGTTACACAGAACAAAGTCCAAAGCAAAATCAGCCAAAGG gAGGTGTAGGTGACACAAGACAACAGAGACTGAACTTGGTGCTGTGTGGAAGTGATGAAACACTGAAGGCCTCTGTATCCAACTatataagaaaagaaaaaaagaaaaaacttcgGATCAGTCTGGTGGAGCTTCCAGCTCTCAATCGGCTCTCAGAGGaggaagtgatgtctcacgctTATCAATGTGTGTCTCGCTGTGATCCTGGAGTTCATGTTTTCCTCCTAGTTATTCCTGCTGGTCCACTAAATAATGAAGACAAAGCAGAAATGGAGAACATCCAGAAGACATTCAGCTCAAGAATCAACAAACACCTCATGGGTCTCATAATCCAAGAGGAGAGCATGATCAGCAATCTGAATATACTTCACACTTCAGTTACTAAGACATTTATCCAGATGCTTGGAGGTCATCATTTTGTTCTGAAGAACAGTTCACAGGTTCCAGATCTACTGCAGGATGTAGAGAATATGGTACAGGAGAACAAAGGAAGTTCCTACACAACattcatgtaccttcaggatcAAATAAAACTAGAGAGAAACAAACACAGAGCTGAAATAGAGGAACTGAAAAAATATATGATGAAAACTCAATCAACAGCAG CAGGTGTAACACATGAAGATCTGAGGATTGTGATGCTGGGAAAGACGGGTGTGGGGAAGAGTGCAACAGGAAACACTATACTGAGAAGAGACATGTTTGAATCAATACCTAATCCATCCTCAGTGACCAGAGAGTGTCAGAAACAAACAtctgagttaaaaaaaaaacgaataacTGTGATCGACACTCCAGGATTGTTTGATACTGGAGTTGATAATGAAGAGACCTTGAAGGAGATTGTGAAGTGTGTCTCAATGGCGGCACCTGGTCCACATGTGTTTCTGCTGGTGCTTCAACTGGGACGATTCACTCAAGAGGAGAAAGATGCAGTGAAGATGATTCAGGACATGTTTGGAGACAAATCCAGAATGCACACCATAGTACTGTTCACCAGAGGAGATGAACTTAGAGGGGCAACAATTGAAGATTATGTTCAACGAAATGACAGCTTAAAGAACCTCGTCCATCAGTTTGGAAACAGATACCATGTGTTCAACAACATGGAGAATGAAGATCACACACAGGTTTCTGATCTTCTGTATAAGATTGACTTGATGTTGAAAGGAAATGGAGGGAGTTTCTACACCAATGTGATGTTCCAGCAGGTGGAGAAGAACATCAAAGGGGAACAAGAGAGAATATTGAAAGAGAAAGAAGAAGAGCTCAAGAGAAATGAAGAAGAGCTGAAAACCAAATATGAAGCTAAAATAGaacaaatgaagaaagaaaaagagagagaaagacaagcGATGCAGAATGAACTGAGAAGAACTGAAGAGGACTTCAAAAAGAGAGAGGAGGAGATCATGAAAGAGACCAATGAAACCCTTCGAGACAAGATGCAGAGAAAACTGGAGGAGCACAAGAAACAAATTGAAGAGGATAatgaaagaaaggaaaaatCTTTAGGAGAAATGCAACAGAGATTCAGTAAACTCCTGGAAGAAAAACACGACAAGGACAAACAAAAACTTCAGGAGAAAATTCAATGTGAAGCTAGAGAACAAGCAGAATGTGAAATTAGTGAAAAAATTATGAAAGAAGTGAATAAAGCTTTAGAAGAAGCTGAAGCGAAACTACCATATACAGCTATACGAGCTCGTGACTGGAATCGCTATTTTCCTGTTCTTGGAGGAGCTGCTGGAGGAGCTGTTGGTGGTGTTGAAGACATTGTGCAGTTCTTTGGCAAAACGTTTAAATTTAAACGTCAAGCCCAAAGTGAAAATGAAGGTTGA